From the Gasterosteus aculeatus chromosome 13, fGasAcu3.hap1.1, whole genome shotgun sequence genome, one window contains:
- the plcxd3 gene encoding PI-PLC X domain-containing protein 3 isoform X1: MDGETTMTAGSHDSFSFYIDEASPVGPEQPETVQNFVSVFGTVAKKLMRKWLATQTLNFTSQLEAGIRFFDLRISTKPRDPDNELFFAHGLFSATVREGLEQISGFLSAHAREVVFLDFNHFYGVQNMHHEKLVTMLKDVFGDKLCPVVFAQEVCLQYLWEKEYQVLVFYHHPMALEVPFLWPGQMMPSPWANTTDPEKLVQFLQASVTDRRRKGTFFVSQVVLTPKASTVMKGVASGLRETITERALPGMMQWIRSQRPGESGINIITADFVELGEFISAVITLNYHMDDEDEDDAT; encoded by the exons GTTCCCATGATTCCTTCAGCTTCTACATCGACGAGGCGTCCCCGGTTGGGCCCGAGCAGCCGGAGACGGTGCAgaactttgtttctgtttttggcaCGGTGGCCAAGAAACTAATGAGGAAGTGGTTAGCTACACAGACCTTGAACTTCACCAGCCAACTGGAAGCCGGGATCCGCTTCTTCGACCTCCGCATCTCCACAAAGCCCCGCGACCCCGACAACGAGCTGTTCTTCGCCCACGGGCTCTTCAGTGCCACG GTCAGAGAAGGTCTAGAGCAGATCAGCGGTTTCCTGTCGGCTCACGCCAGAGAGGTTGTTTTCCTGGACTTCAACCACTTCTATGGCGTCCAGAACATGCACCATGAAAAATTGGTGACCATGTTAAAAGACGTGTTTGGGGACAAGCTCTGCCCGGTGGTCTTCGCTCAGGAG GTGTGTCTGCAGTATCTGTGGGAGAAGGAGTACCAGGTGCTTGTCTTCTACCACCACCCCATGGCCCTGGAGGTGCCCTTCCTGTGGCCCGGGCAGATGATGCCCTCTCCCTGGGCCAACACCACCGACCCAGAGAAGCTGGTGCAGTTTCTCCAGGCATCGGTCACTGACCGCAG gaggaaggGGACCTTCTTTGTCTCCCAGGTTGTTCTGACACCAAAGGCCAGCACGGTGATGAAGGGCGTTGCTAGCGGACTGAGAGAGACGATCACTGAAAG GGCTTTACCGGGCATGATGCAGTGGATCAGATCGCAGCGACCCGGGGAGAGCGGCATCAACATAATCACAGCTGACTTTGTGGAGCTCGGCGAGTTCATCAGCGCCGTCATCACCCTCAATTATCACATggacgatgaagatgaagatgatgccACCTGA